The Oryza brachyantha chromosome 7, ObraRS2, whole genome shotgun sequence genomic interval CCTGAGCACACCAACATCAGAAGATAATcctaaaaaaagagagacaacttttaacttttgtaTTTAAGATCCATAACCGGTTAACTAGTTGCCTATTTGTCCCATCCCCAATATAcctataaaataatcaataacatattatagtttgttttttctgttgtAAAACACAAGTACCTCTTACGAAGTACCTCTAATTGCTAAGaacaaggctaataatatagccaacaagcttgCTAAAAGGCTTcttatagttttttcttagcccgctcatatagtagttagctatttaTCATCCACATATCTctctcatataattttttggttcttgtgtccAAGTTAGCTATAAGACTACAGTCCACTActcatctctcttctccacataagcatgTTAGACtcatactaattaattatatactaattacgtTTATCATTTTGTTAATCAGCTTTTGCAACAGCCTGTTTTGAACGCAGCCTATTTGTTGACTTTGTcccaaaaatatagcaaccattttagttcaaaattagTCATTATTGTGTGATACTTGGAACGTCAGGGGTCCTATAGTGACTTTGACCCAGGCCTCGGCTGTTTTGTCTTTTAGACGAGTAGCATACGGAAATTTGTAaacatgtcattataattgtGTAAAGTTGGAGATATGTCATTGGTATCACAGTAACATGAAGGACCGGCATGAGTGGTCAGGATGACGtatctctaattttataaaattataatgatatgcTTATAATTTTCCCTATACGGCATTCTAGCCGTCAAAGTGAGCTGAATCAATTCAACgcattcgatcgatcgatgttggtcaaaaacatatattgcTGGCCGGtattacaaaaatacacaTTTCGGTCGCTTTCAAGCTTCAACGGTGAGCGCTACAAGTTGTGTTTTCTTGGAGAGCGTTCTCCGTTCGATTTGGAGGGGATCGGATGATCGAGGAGCTTGACGCAGTAGCTTTTCCATGTTGACAAGTCACTTGCTATATAGCTGGCTATTCTTCGTTGCTACTTAGGCCATTTTTAGATGGCAAAAGTTTTTGGTGAAGaggtcacatcaaatgtttgaccggatatcggaatgAGTTTTCGGAcgcgaatgaaaaaacgaatttcacagctcagttggaaaccacgagacgaattttttgagcctaattaaagacgtcattagcacatgttagttactatagcacttatggctaattatagactaattaggctcaaaagattcgtctccagatttctcacataactgtgcaattagtttttcattttatctatctttaatgctccatttaaatgtccaaaaatttgatgtgatatttttggaaaaaaacttttagaactaaacaaggccttaatcaATCGTAGGATCAAGCAGCCCTTCTAGAAGCAGACCCTGGAAGTTTGGACGACTTGGGTTAATTAGCGTGTGCTGAGAATCTATGCCATGCCAGCTAGCAAGCTATTCGATCTAGGTTTTCTGGTCAAAGTCTCTCTGTTATCTTCTTATACAGTGTTATCCGAGAAACATGCCAGGATCGAAGGCACCGCcacgaggaaaaaaaattaagatatatttataaacaaaaactaatttacaaataaacttttatatactcaTTCTTATTAATCTAGCTAAtgtaaataacaaaaaataaactataatagtaatcaaaatttaatttggtttataagcaaaagcgaaaaacaAGACCCTGGAAAAGAAAGCCATGATCTAATCCTaacatgcttttttttttactttatatactgatatatatacttatataccaCCTGATCAACGGCCGCCAAGATATTGAAGTGCTTCAATACATTCAAGATTACTCGCTATAGTCTCTAGGAAAGAGGTCATCAACTTTTTGATTACGTAGTCAGCATCCAGAACAGTAGAAATAACATGCCACTATTCTACTgttcttaattaaaaattaactcctTTCTCGAACAATATATTATACTACCGTTCTAGAAGGTCAAATTTAAGAACAGCGGATTCCCCTGTGAACACGTAAGTTCTTAATTAATCCAAGATGCGCGTGATCGATGATTTATCCTAGAACATGGGATCGATGGGTTTTATCTGTCCGGAACAGAGGTACACTGTTCATATGAGTATAAAAAATTCCGTCAACAGTGtcataaaattaagttttcgGTGCTGTAGTAATACCGTAGCAGTACTGTAGTGGTCGGATCCAGTCCATCTATTTCTGATCCAACAATTAAAAACAAGTCCAAATTTACGAGACTGATCACCTCCGCAGTAGCATGTGTGCTACTACAAAGGATCCCATTCCAAGTTTTATAGGTAATAATCTCGTACTACGACAACGTCGTctttcaaaaataattgtacCAATAACAAGTTCTCTAGACTCTTAGGTTTGCATTATGAATTTAAcaaatatactaataaatacactaccacatattttaaaataaaactatgtatttttgtaataaCATTGGTGAAATATATAAATCCAGAAAGGAACAATTAACTTTTCACCACTTTACAAATGGTGATAACAGATTTTTCACTGGACCCACATGCTATAGGTATAtaagggcccacatgtcataaagaacgagtgacaaatatgttatctgCCATttataagagtggcaaaaagttaaatgctccatcagaaatatatttttatagcacatatatacaatCAAAGTATTAATTTCATCTACTTACGTAGTACATAAATGTTAATTCATCCATTTCCAATAGAGAAAATTAACGTTCTTTTGCAAAAGTATCTGGAGgtgctaaatttttaatgtaaattttatagatttagGTATTTAATgtcttgaggtaccaaaaatttatagtaaATCTTTCTATACTTTctcaaaatgttaaaattacCCTTTCCAGTACCCTCGAAaccatttttttgaaaagtttcTCCTTGCTTTCAAcgcttagagcatctccaagagatgtcTAAACTTGAtccataaaactaaaatttgaaaattgagcaaaaaaaatatatctccaacaggtttctaaaaacatccctaatatttacacatacctaaaattaaatcatttgTGTCGTAGATTTAGGACAAGAATACTCGTTCCTAATACACGTtattcattttagttttctGTTAGAGaatgatataaattttatgcctaatgttttttaaatgaaaccAATACAAACTTTTGAAaagcaaaatattagcattctcttggagatgctcttatccTCGGTAAGTTAATCACTCAACCTTCTATATGTCCGTCAACTCGagctaattataattatatctgTTAACAACAACGTGCATTTGCCCAAATTCTTCCCGCTCAGGAACCTTCCCTTGATCAATTTGCAGCTTCCGGAAATTATACACGAATTAACTGAATTGCTGACCTGCACGTACGGTCACTACGCAGAGTACTTGCACGCCGTGCTAGTCGCGGCTGATTAATCAGCagctcttatatatatataaacctcTCTCCCGCCAAGTTAGCTACCAACAAGCCGATCAGAGCTAGCGAACGACGTGCGTCGACGTCGAGTCCGcccatcgccggcggccggaggtAACTCTCTGCGAAGTGATCAAGGTATAGATTAGGGAGCTGATCTATCCAGCGCGTGTGCGAGCGGGGGAGGGGGACGCGACATGGCGGGGGAGATGACGCCGTCGGCGAGCCGGCGGAGCTGGCTGTCGTCGGGGGCGGCGTCGCTGGCGCGGTCGATGCGGGAGGGGGACGACCCCTTCacgcggtcggcggcggcgagccggcgcgACGCCGGGGACGACGAGGAGAACCTTCGGTGGGCGGCGCTGGAGAAGCTGCCGACGTACGACCGGATGCGGCGGGGCCTCCTCCGGAAgacggtggacggcggcgacggcgacgggacGCTCAGGGCCGACGAGGTGGACATCGCGAACCTGGACCCGCGCGAGGGGCGCGAGCTGATGGAGCGCGTCTTCAAGGCCGTCGAGGACGACAACGAGCGCTTCCTCCGCCGCTTCAAGGACCGACTCGACCGGTACTAATCAAGCAATATCTCGATATCATAGTTTTTCGAAGACCATATTTACGTGAGGACTACGATCCGTTAAATCGGTCGGaattgaattaatttgcttaattttttgattggGGGGTTTTGCAGGGTTGGGATTGAGCTGCCGCAGATCGAGGTGCGGTACGAGCACCTGAGCATCGAGGCGGACGTGTATGTCGGCAAGCGCGCGCTGCCCACGCTGCTCAACGCCACCATCAACACACTCGAGGTACACACATGTATACGTTATCAGCGTTCAGCTCAGCCCGATCGCCAACGACGACGTATCACGTATGCACGCTCAGCGTTGGCGCGCTTGCAACGAACGAACAAAGCAGATCGAGCACGTAGAAATCTGCAAATTAAAGCCCGAATTAATTTTGCATGAGTTTTACAAGATTTAGTTCAAACCGTATAAAAGTCCTTAAATTATCATCTCTTCTAGAAAGAGTCCTAGGCCGCCTTCGTTTCCTCCCTCCACGTTAACTTACTCCTCGTTTTCCCcacgcacgctttccgaactgctaaaagatgtattttttataaaaaatttctatagaaaaattgttttaaaaaatcatattaatctattttatatttttttaataattaataattaattaatcatatactaatctattactacgtttttcgtgccagagATAAGCTCCTCCATTCAAACGCGGCCCTAGTAAGCCGCCAAACTGAAACATCAACggacatatacatatattaggaaaggacaaaaaaaaaattcaagaaaaataagagagagaCAGACACAGAATGTGAAAGTGCGAAACACATCCCTTTGAACGTTTACGAGGGGTGTAGGTAGACTTGTTGCTTCACCTAAAAGCCACTATGAGAGGCCCGTACGCGAGCCCATAAAGAGGCCCAGTTCATTAGGAGCCCATTAGAAGAGAAGGGGACAAGTCGGCCCAGTCAAAATGGGCCTTGGGCCTCGGTCTTCGGAACGTCTCCACTCGCCAGGGGCCATGGCGGCGTGGCCCccgtccgcggcggcggcggcggcggcggaggagcggcTGGGTCAGCCGTCGTCTCCCGCTCGGTCGATGGCGCCTCCTCTGCAGCTCTGCTCTCCCATGCGTCGGCCGGTCCACCTCGCCTTCGCCTCCTCCAGTAGGAGCCCTCGGCTCGGTTACTTTTTCCGGTGCAgggccggcggcggttgcTGCCGACGTAGAGGCAGATGGCACCACCCCCGGGGCCTCTCTGCTCCGTGGGCGAAAACGCCCTAGGTAGGCTTTTGATTTTGTGCCATCGAAAATTTCCGGGAATACTTCCACCGCAGCATACTGTTCGGGCGTTTCGTTGGTGTGGTACTACTAATCTGAGCTAGCAAAGTTCCGTTGCTATTTCAATTCGTTAAAATTTTGAGGAACCAGACTCTGATTTTGCTAATTTGTGGCTGTAAGTTGCAAAGGCACTATACAAGTCCAATGGGATGCTAACTCTAGTTCTTAATATCGGCTGCACTCGTTACTTGCTGTGGCTCAGAGTTGTTTTcttatgctttatttatgaCAGGGTCTCATAAGCCAATTTGTCTCATCGAACAAGAGGACGGTTAAGATACTCAAAGATGTTAATGGCATTATCAAGCCGTCAAGGTACTTGGCAGTTCTTTGAAACTCAGCTATGGAACATTTTAATCCAATCCTTTATTATGTACGGTCTTAAATGGAACCGTTATATTTCTGGCTTTAAAAGCCATTGTTGGATAATagactacgatgaaaaaaaacccctcaaaatcaactataaaattaaaatttaaaattcaggTTTTGCCTGTGGCTGATGAGCCAAAAAACAGACAATAAGAGTTCTTTACAATCGTTGCATTAAACTACTTGTGTCAGGATGACTCTTCTTCTTGGGCCTCCATCATCTGGAAAAAGCACACTTATGCGAGCACTAACCGGCAAGCCTGATAAAAATCTCAAGGttataatttttcttgttAAGTTTAATGTAACCACTTCTGACAATATAGCCCTACCACATGTCTAATCGCTTAATGGCTACAGGTGTCTGGCGAGATCACTTACTGTGGTCATACATTTTCAGAGTTCTATCCTGAGAGGACTAGTGCATACGTCAGTCAACATGATCTGCACAATCCAGAGATGACAGTAAGAGAGACATTGGACTTCTCGAGACGATGCCTTGGAAGTGGTGCCAGATACGATATGCTCTCAGAATTAACAAGACGGGAACGTAATGCAGGCATTAAACCTGACCCTGAGATTGATGCTTTGATGAAGGCAACTGTAGTAGAAGGAAAGCAGAACAATATTGTCACAGATCTTATTCTTAAGGTAacattattcaattttttagtttttacatgttaaaataattttccttAGACCTTCTAGCCTCAATTTATCTATCTGCTGCTTCTTTTGTTGAAATATTAAAAGGAAGTTGTGTGAGAATCTATTTTCTAGTACACCTCTTTTCCAGAAAGTAATATACATGTATGCATTTACCTCGACTATGAATTTGTGATACACAAGTGAAAAGTTAatacttttgtttatgttgcAAACTGAGCATGAATTCTCAGTCAATATTTGTTGTGCTGATTGAGTTTATAAATCTTGGCAGGCACTTGGGCTGGACATTTGTGCCGATATTATTGTTGGTGGTTCTATGATAAGAGGCATTTCTGGTGGTCAAAAGAAACGTGTGACTACTGGTATGCATGATCACATACATTAAATATACCAGAAGTAATTAGTCatattttccatgaaattTACTGCCACTACATCTTTATGATAATAATTACAAACTAAACTTAGGGATGATGAATTTTCCAAATAGTTACTTGCCTCAAATCATActgttcagaattcagaaatcCACCTGTGTTCCTTTTCTCATGTGGTGGAGCCTGGATTTCACACTGGGAATACTGGGACGTAATTTGATGTGACACAACCATGTGGGGTCATGCCTTACCCTTTCAGCTAAATCATTACATTTGTCAATATACTATAAATACAAAATCCAAAACTACAGGGCAACTCAGCCACTGCTTTGCTCTTTAGACTTTTTTCACTACGCGATAACTACTATTTCCAAGAAAATGTTCATGAGATCCTGGTAGGAATAAGAATCTAACCAGACTCaccatataattttattactccTGTACTAAGCATGAAGTCCTGTGCACATAACTCACgttaaaaaaacttcatcACTAGCCCATGGACCATAGAGTATTCAAAACAATAAGGAGAACATGTCGAGAGTTGAGCCTAGTGGTAACAAACTAACACATAGACCTAGCGCTGTCTATGCTTGTGAACGGTGATTGATATTATAGTCAGGTTGTAGTGCTGATCACAAATATCGATACGCTTGTGGACCCACGACAATATTGAGTATTCAATAATTTACAACTCCATGACGAATCTTGATATTGCATTCTTGACATATTTACATCCTAAGATTGGAGTTCTGTAATTGTTTTGTTGCAGGCGAGATGCTTGCTGGACCAGCAACAGCTTTGTTCATGGATGAAATATCTACCGGGCTTGATAGTTCTAGCACATTTCAGATTGTCAAATACATCAGACAAGTGACCCATGTCATGAATGCTACAGTGATGATGTCTCTTCTGCAGCCTCCACCTGAGACCTATGATTTGTTCGATGACATCATTCTTATATCAGAAGGTTACATAGTCTACCATGGACCACGGGAAAATATACTTGAATTCTTTGAGAGTACTGGTTTTCGGTGCCCTGAACGGAAAGGAGTGGCCGACTTTCTTCAAGAGGTGACTTCTAGGAAAGATCAACAGCAGTACTGGTTCCTTGAGCAGGATCATTATCGTTACGTGTCAGTTGAAGAGTTTGCTCAGCATTTCAAGACATTTCATGTTGGGCAAAAGCTCCAGAAAGAGCTGCAAGTTCCCTATGACAAATCTAAGGCACATCCTGCTGCATTGACTACCAGGAAGTATGGGTTATCTAGCTGGGAGTCCCTCAAAGCAGTAATGTCAAGAGAATGGTTGTTGATGAAGCGGAACTCATTCCTCTTCATATTCAAGGCCTTTCAATTGCTTGTCCTCGGATTTATAACCATGACTCTATTTTTGAGAACAAAGATGCCCCACGAGAAATTTTccgatactaataaatttgttGGTGCTTTAACTGCTTCTTTGATTACAATCATGTTCAACGGATTTGCTGAACTtcaattgactatagataagcTCCCGATATTCTACAAACAAAGAGACTTCCTGTTCTTTCCTGCATGGACCTATGGACTTGCAAACATCATTCTAAAGGTTCCTTTATCCCTTATGGAATCATCTCTTTGGATAGTGTTGACATACTATGTCGTGGGTTTTGCACCTGCTGCAGGAAGgtagttgttttattttcttttgcttgcCTCGGTTTCtcattttaaagatttttttataaacaaaatttctgCTATCGATTGACTTGAGGGGTTGGTTTGTGATCTGCCTGCTGATTTCAGGTTCTTCAGACAGTTTCTAGCATTCTTTTGCACACACCAGATGGCTTTGGCCTTGTTCCGGTTGTTAGGTGCAGTTTTAAGATCAATGGTGGTAGCTAATACATTTGGCATGTTTGTGCTgcttcttgttttcctctttggAGGAATTCTCGTCAGCAGACGTAAGTAGCTAGCTGCGAGAATTGTATTTTAATTCGTTTGTCCATATGACCTACTATTTTTCCAGCAATAAATACTAACTTATGTTTCTTATTTCATTTTTGACATTTATGTTAACAGGGGACATTAAACCATGGTGGATATGGGGATACTGGACATCTCCCATGATGTATAGCAATAGTGCCTTATCAGTTAATGAATTCCTTGCCAGTAGATGGGCTATTGTAAGCTTCTGTCAACACAGCCATTTTCTTTCTAGAAGCACAGTATTTtctttgtatagaaaaataactGTTGGTTTCTCCTttgattttacattttttatatatattcccaACATCAACTAATTTCATTACCTCTAATTTTTTGTGGACATTAACGATACCACTTTTTAACTGCAGCCAATCAATGACACAAGCATCAATGCATCAACAATAGGGAAAGCATTTCTTAAATCCAAAGGCTACTTCACAGAAGAATGGGGGTATTGGCTTTCCATTGCAGCCATGATAGGGTTTATGATTGTTTTTAACATCCTCTATGTTTGTGCTCTTACATTACTAAGACGTAAGCGCTTTGCACTTACCTAGTATTATCACTTGTTTCTACCTTTAGCTCTAGCACTTACACAACACTTATTTTACAGCTATTGGCGGTTCAAGCACTGTTGTTGCTGATGATGACACCAAAAGTGAGTTGGACATAGAATCAAGAAATCAGGGACAAATGTCAGAGGTTACCAATGGTAATACAGCAGTTAATCCTGGTTTTATATTCTCCATCTGTATCAAATTGTTTATGTTGCTGCCAAGTTTGGATGAACAGCAGGAACAAATGTTTGATTTCTTATGAGATTCTAAATCCAAATGGGCCCTAAATTGTGTTATGGATGAATTCTAATACAAATTCCATAATCATTAATTCAAGTATCATGAATCATgtagtttatttattgttcTAATCTGTATTTTTACCATCTCATAATTTATCCTGCACTCACATCACTATCTTAGGTACGGACGGAACAGAAAACAGGAGAAGCCAGAAAGGAATGGTTTTGCCATTCCAGCCTCTTTCGCTTTCTTTCAACCATATAAACTACTATGTCGACATGCCTGCTGTAAGTTGATATCTTGAAAATATATCCCAACTTCTTTTTTACACAACCATACAGGACACATTATACCTCGGTAATTAGTTTCGCTTGATTCTTCTTAAATATTACTActagcaattaattaatttcactTGGGCCCAAATATTCTTgcagtattttctttttgcatttCAGCATTACAAGTTTGCATTACTACTTGCTTTTGTTAGTTCTGTTGTAGCAGGCTCTAAGATTCTTCAACTTAATGATGTCCTTTATCATACTTTGaaccgtcccaaaataagtccatctttctagttcaaatttgttattttgggatagagggGATATATTCTAGATTATACGACTCACAGggtgtttttttcttactatACATTGGGTTATTGAACATACATAGTGATTGTGATGATGTGGGTCTCTGTTGTGCGTGCTGTTGCACTTGGCTATTTAGCTTATTAAAGAttaactatttatgttttatgtagctaataaattatttgtcaTCCAATAACGATTTATTAAAGTAAGTTATTAATAATTTCATCTTGAGTAAAGGAGTGCAATTCAGGTATGGacttaattttaactttttgtagGAAATGAAAGCTCAAGGATTCACAGAAGACCGCCTCCAACTACTATCTGATATTAGCGGTGCATTCAGACCAGGTGTTCTAACAGCATTGGTTGGTGTCAGTGGAGCTGGAAAGACCACTCTAATGGATGTACTAGCAGGAAGAAAGACTAATGGAATGATTGAGGGAGATATCAAGCTTTCTGGCTACCCtaaaaaacaagaaacttTTGCTCGCATCAGTGGCTATTGTGAACAAACTGATATACATTCACCAAATCTCACTGTATATGAATCGCTTGTTTTTTCTGCTTGGTTGCGCCTTTCCTCGGAAGTTGATGAGAATACTAGGAAGGTATGTGTTCCTActtgttattatttttctggTGGGTTTTGTTTGAATAAACTCAGTAACCCATGATTATGCTTGGGAGCTATCAAAGACCCTGTGAATTGTAGTTGATTGTGTGTACCGCTTATTAATTTAATCTACTTAATGGTCCCTAACTATGCATTATAACCTAAAGAGTCCAACACAAATGTGCAGGCTAGTGTGTTACCGAGATCCTATCCACACGCAAGCCATTATTCGTTGAGTTCCTAGGAACTTGATCGACTGTCATGGtccattttcttatatttgtaCATACAAGGCCTTGTTGACAATCATGATACTGAAGAACAGTTGCAACATTTTTATCTTGCGAATTGAAAACACATATTATTGCTGATGAAATTAATTCCATTGTGTAGGCTTTTGTGGAGGAAGTGATGTCACTAGTTGAGCTTGATGTATTGCGTGATGCTCTGGTTGGTCTCCCTGGTGTTAGTGGGCTGTCAACTGAACAAAGGAAGAGGCTGACAATCGCTGTAGAGCTAGTTGCAAATCCTTCAATTATCTTCATGGATGAGCCAACTTCAGGTCTTGATGCTAGAGCTGCAGCAATTGTTATGCGCACTGTGAGAAATACAGTTAACACAGGACGAACTGTGGTTTGCACAATCCATCAACCCAGCATTGATATCTTTGAGGCTTTTGACGAGGTCCTTCTTGTTTCATTATCTGTTATTTATCCTTAGTGCTGCAAGGTTATACTGAAAAATTGTTGTATTTTGCAGCTTCTGTTGCTAAAGAGGGGAGGACGGGTTATATATGCTGGGCAGCTTGGTCTACATTCACACATACTAGTTGAATATTTCGAGGTAAACTGTCTTTGATAGTATATTTCAGTCTCTGATAACCAATTCACAATATTGACTATCTGTACTGCTAAAATCAGTTAATGCCCTGCATCTATTGTGGACCATGAAATTTCACTAGGCAAACATGGATGGTATTCATAGCCCAAAAATGtgcactttatttttataattggaAAATATGCATATTAGATGGGAATCTGTCAGCTATTTGAAGGTATTGTAGGCCCTTTCTAATAATGCACAAATGTGCAGAGATAAATTTCAGTGTACATGACTGTATCTGTGTATAGCATAGATGCCATTTTaaaaagggttaattagattcatgccattataaattttaaatcactaagataTGCAAGTAGATATTAGTTTAATATGCTGTATATAGATTTGAAATGTGAAAATGACCTTAGTCTTTCATATAGTTAGTCTGTTTGTATTAAGATTTGTAATACAATTCTGCAGTCCTCTGTTTCCAAAATGCTGTTTCagagtgtgtgtatgtgtaaCCAGCAATCTATTGTTTTGTTCATTAATCAACTAAACTTTGAACACCTTACAAAGATTTCTTCCATGGAAACAATATTAGTATATTTCTCAACAATGGTATTTATATGCCATTGAATTTTTTACTCACTAATGTATAGTTACAGAAGTAATGATCAAGATTTAACGGAGACTGTCTTAATGCTTAAAACAAATGTCCAATAACAAAAACATCGGGAACATGTATGGAATTAAGAGTACTTGGATAACTGCATTAattctgagaaaaaaatttaagattgcTTAGTTCTAATGTATGTCATTCTCCTCCAGGCAATTCCAGGGGTTCCAAAAATCACAGAAGGATATAACCCTGCAACATGGATGCTGGAAGTTAGCTCTACTTTAGCTGAGTCTCGTCTGAACATAGACTTTGCTGAAGTTTATGCCAGTTCTGCACTTTACCGGTAAATATGTGTGCAATATTAttctaaaaacattttatagtACAATTTctattgcttgcttgctttaaCACCTACTAGTTGTGATTAAACTCTTTCAATGGTCAAAGAGACAAAATTAGTATGTTCCTTTTTCATATGATCTTACATCATGTTCATCAATGTGTTCAGGAGCAATCAAGAACTTATTAAGCAGTTGAGCATACCACCTCCAGGCTTCCAGGATCTCTCGTTTCCTACCAAATATTCCCAGAGTTTCCTAAACCAGTCTCTGGCAAATACATGGAAGCAATTCCGGTCTTATTGGAAGAATCCACCCTACAATGCTATGCGTTATTTGATGACGCTTCTCTATGGTCTTGTGTTTGGTACAGTC includes:
- the LOC102716148 gene encoding ABC transporter G family member 43 isoform X1 yields the protein MAGEMTPSASRRSWLSSGAASLARSMREGDDPFTRSAAASRRDAGDDEENLRWAALEKLPTYDRMRRGLLRKTVDGGDGDGTLRADEVDIANLDPREGRELMERVFKAVEDDNERFLRRFKDRLDRVGIELPQIEVRYEHLSIEADVYVGKRALPTLLNATINTLEGLISQFVSSNKRTVKILKDVNGIIKPSRMTLLLGPPSSGKSTLMRALTGKPDKNLKVSGEITYCGHTFSEFYPERTSAYVSQHDLHNPEMTVRETLDFSRRCLGSGARYDMLSELTRRERNAGIKPDPEIDALMKATVVEGKQNNIVTDLILKALGLDICADIIVGGSMIRGISGGQKKRVTTGEMLAGPATALFMDEISTGLDSSSTFQIVKYIRQVTHVMNATVMMSLLQPPPETYDLFDDIILISEGYIVYHGPRENILEFFESTGFRCPERKGVADFLQEVTSRKDQQQYWFLEQDHYRYVSVEEFAQHFKTFHVGQKLQKELQVPYDKSKAHPAALTTRKYGLSSWESLKAVMSREWLLMKRNSFLFIFKAFQLLVLGFITMTLFLRTKMPHEKFSDTNKFVGALTASLITIMFNGFAELQLTIDKLPIFYKQRDFLFFPAWTYGLANIILKVPLSLMESSLWIVLTYYVVGFAPAAGRFFRQFLAFFCTHQMALALFRLLGAVLRSMVVANTFGMFVLLLVFLFGGILVSRRDIKPWWIWGYWTSPMMYSNSALSVNEFLASRWAIPINDTSINASTIGKAFLKSKGYFTEEWGYWLSIAAMIGFMIVFNILYVCALTLLRPIGGSSTVVADDDTKSELDIESRNQGQMSEVTNGTDGTENRRSQKGMVLPFQPLSLSFNHINYYVDMPAEMKAQGFTEDRLQLLSDISGAFRPGVLTALVGVSGAGKTTLMDVLAGRKTNGMIEGDIKLSGYPKKQETFARISGYCEQTDIHSPNLTVYESLVFSAWLRLSSEVDENTRKAFVEEVMSLVELDVLRDALVGLPGVSGLSTEQRKRLTIAVELVANPSIIFMDEPTSGLDARAAAIVMRTVRNTVNTGRTVVCTIHQPSIDIFEAFDELLLLKRGGRVIYAGQLGLHSHILVEYFEAIPGVPKITEGYNPATWMLEVSSTLAESRLNIDFAEVYASSALYRSNQELIKQLSIPPPGFQDLSFPTKYSQSFLNQSLANTWKQFRSYWKNPPYNAMRYLMTLLYGLVFGTVFWRRGKNVESVTDLSNLLGATYAAVFFLGAANLLTLLPVISIERTVFYREKAAGMYSPLSYAFGQGIVEFCYSAVQGALYTILIYSMVGYEWKADKFFYFVFFMVGAFAYFTLFSMMLIACTPSEMLASVVVAFVLSMWNNFAGFIISRPLIPVWWRWFYWANPVSWTIYGVIASQFADSDRTVTVPGQSTSVVVKDYLEENMGFKHDFLGYVVLAHFGYVILFFFLFGYGIKYLNFQKR
- the LOC102716148 gene encoding ABC transporter G family member 43 isoform X2, whose protein sequence is MTLLLGPPSSGKSTLMRALTGKPDKNLKVSGEITYCGHTFSEFYPERTSAYVSQHDLHNPEMTVRETLDFSRRCLGSGARYDMLSELTRRERNAGIKPDPEIDALMKATVVEGKQNNIVTDLILKALGLDICADIIVGGSMIRGISGGQKKRVTTGEMLAGPATALFMDEISTGLDSSSTFQIVKYIRQVTHVMNATVMMSLLQPPPETYDLFDDIILISEGYIVYHGPRENILEFFESTGFRCPERKGVADFLQEVTSRKDQQQYWFLEQDHYRYVSVEEFAQHFKTFHVGQKLQKELQVPYDKSKAHPAALTTRKYGLSSWESLKAVMSREWLLMKRNSFLFIFKAFQLLVLGFITMTLFLRTKMPHEKFSDTNKFVGALTASLITIMFNGFAELQLTIDKLPIFYKQRDFLFFPAWTYGLANIILKVPLSLMESSLWIVLTYYVVGFAPAAGRFFRQFLAFFCTHQMALALFRLLGAVLRSMVVANTFGMFVLLLVFLFGGILVSRRDIKPWWIWGYWTSPMMYSNSALSVNEFLASRWAIPINDTSINASTIGKAFLKSKGYFTEEWGYWLSIAAMIGFMIVFNILYVCALTLLRPIGGSSTVVADDDTKSELDIESRNQGQMSEVTNGTDGTENRRSQKGMVLPFQPLSLSFNHINYYVDMPAEMKAQGFTEDRLQLLSDISGAFRPGVLTALVGVSGAGKTTLMDVLAGRKTNGMIEGDIKLSGYPKKQETFARISGYCEQTDIHSPNLTVYESLVFSAWLRLSSEVDENTRKAFVEEVMSLVELDVLRDALVGLPGVSGLSTEQRKRLTIAVELVANPSIIFMDEPTSGLDARAAAIVMRTVRNTVNTGRTVVCTIHQPSIDIFEAFDELLLLKRGGRVIYAGQLGLHSHILVEYFEAIPGVPKITEGYNPATWMLEVSSTLAESRLNIDFAEVYASSALYRSNQELIKQLSIPPPGFQDLSFPTKYSQSFLNQSLANTWKQFRSYWKNPPYNAMRYLMTLLYGLVFGTVFWRRGKNVESVTDLSNLLGATYAAVFFLGAANLLTLLPVISIERTVFYREKAAGMYSPLSYAFGQGIVEFCYSAVQGALYTILIYSMVGYEWKADKFFYFVFFMVGAFAYFTLFSMMLIACTPSEMLASVVVAFVLSMWNNFAGFIISRPLIPVWWRWFYWANPVSWTIYGVIASQFADSDRTVTVPGQSTSVVVKDYLEENMGFKHDFLGYVVLAHFGYVILFFFLFGYGIKYLNFQKR